CGCATCCTCGAAATGTTCGATGGCGTGCAGCGCACCCTCGGCTCCAACGAAATCGCCGCCCGCCTCGGCGTCAGCGTTTCAGCGATCTACCGGATCCTTTTCACGCTTTCGGAGATGGGCTACCTGCGCAAGATCGACCGCAACACCTACGAACTGGGCACCCAGGTGATCAGCAACGGCTTCAGCTATCTCGCCAGTCGCGATATCGTCGATGTCGCCATGCCGCTGCTGAACACCCTGCGTGACAAGACCTCCCTGTCCTGCCACCTGGCCATCCGCGAGCAGACCGAATCGCTGTACCTTTACCGCGCCTTCGCCGCCCAGCGCCTGTCGGTGAACATCCCCATCGGCACGCGCATCCCCTGCCACTGCACGGCGATGGGCCGCATCCTGCTCAGCGAACTGCCCGCCGAGACCCTGGATCAGCTCTACCAGCGCGTGCGCCTGGACGACTACCCACCACCCGCGCCCAAATCCCTGCCGGAACTGGCACAGTTGCTTGGCGAAGACCGCGAACGCGGCTGGGTCCTGCATCGGTCGGACTACTCCACCGCCATTGCCTCCGCGGTGCGCGACCATACCGGCAGCATCGTCGCGGCGATCAACCTCTCGGGTCCCGAGGCAGTCCTGGACAACGAAGCGGTGCGATCACAGTGCTTGCAGTTGCTTCTGCATACCGCAGGCGAGATTTCCGCGCAGCTTGGCAGTGGTTATGGTGACGGCCTTGCGGGTCAGAACGCCAGGAGCGTCAGCGAAACGAGGCCATGCGCGCCGAAGTCGACTTTCCCCTGGAGGCGAGACTGATTCGGCCTTTGAACAAACCTTGTGCTGGATGTCGGCAAATGGATTTGAAGCAGCTGGAATTCCTGGTGGCGCTCGACGAAACGCGGCATTTCAGCCAGACGGCGGCGCGCTGCCACGTTAGCCAGCCGACCCTGTCGATGCGCCTGCGCAGCCTGGACCGCTACGCCACTCTGAACACCACCGATCCCGCCGAACCGCACGACGCACACGCTGCGCTGCTGGCCGAGGAATGCGCGCTGGCCATCAGCTACAACGGTCTGAACCATGCCGTGATGATGGTGACGCCGCAGGATCTGGAAGAGTTCGTCGTCGGCTTCAGCCTCGCTGGCGGGCTGATCGAGCGACTCGATGACCTGCGTGACCTGCGCCTGCTCGGCGACGGCAGCGCCCGCCGCGCGGAGGTGCAGGTCAGCCCGCGGGCGTTCTGGACACTCAAGCAGCAGCGTCGCCAGCTCGCCGGCACCAGCGGCTGCGGGCTCAACTTCATCAGCCGGCCAATTCCGGATAAGTGGGAAACCACCCTGCAGGAGCGTGTCACCTTCGCGCCCGGCGGGCGCCAGCTGTACGACAGCTACCTGGGCACCGGTGGGCGCCTGACCGACAACTTCGGCCTGCAGCTGGACGTCAACACCATCAGTGGCGAGTACGGTCGCGAGCATTCTGAGACCGATGTGCAGAACTACCGCCTGCGCGGCCAGTGGGATATCGATGACAGCCGCAGCCTGAGTTTCGGCGTGCAGCGCTACATCGCCGACATGGACCTGGCCGGCGCCCTCAGCGTGGCCGACTACAAGGACGACCCGCGGCAGTCGACCCGCAAGCTCGATCGTTTCGAAGGCGACAGCGACCGCGTCTGGGGCACCTATACTCAATACCTCGGCGCCATGGGCCCGTTCGACGACGTGGAATTCAGCTGGACCAACTTCGCCCAGCACAGCTATCGCAACTTTGTTGTCGGGCTGCCCTTCGCGCCGGATGCCACGCCGACCACCCTGCAGGATGCTCCCCGCGACTTCCGTGTCTGGGGCAGCGAGCCGCGCCTGAGCCTCGGCATCGACGGTGATGGCGTCAGCCAGACCTGGCTGCTTGGCGCCCGCCTGGTCAAGGAAAACGTCGACTTCGATGTCGACCGTCTGAACCTGAATACCGGCGCCACAAGCGTGGTGCGCGACTGGGTATTCGATACCAAGGGCCAGGCCGCCTATGTGAGCAACGAAATCAAGCTGCTCGACGACCGCCTGACCCTCACCCCCGGCGTGCGCTATGAGCACGCCAAGATGGAGTACGCCGACGGCGTCAGCGGCATCGAGCGCAAGACCGTGGCCGAAGAGTGGCTGCCCGGTCTGAGCATCGGCTACCAGGCCAGCGACGACTGGTTCGTCTACGCCAACG
This DNA window, taken from Pseudomonas sp. FeN3W, encodes the following:
- a CDS encoding IclR family transcriptional regulator; translated protein: MTAANAELPENDYWVPALQRGLRILEMFDGVQRTLGSNEIAARLGVSVSAIYRILFTLSEMGYLRKIDRNTYELGTQVISNGFSYLASRDIVDVAMPLLNTLRDKTSLSCHLAIREQTESLYLYRAFAAQRLSVNIPIGTRIPCHCTAMGRILLSELPAETLDQLYQRVRLDDYPPPAPKSLPELAQLLGEDRERGWVLHRSDYSTAIASAVRDHTGSIVAAINLSGPEAVLDNEAVRSQCLQLLLHTAGEISAQLGSGYGDGLAGQNARSVSETRPCAPKSTFPWRRD
- a CDS encoding TonB-dependent receptor, which gives rise to MVTPQDLEEFVVGFSLAGGLIERLDDLRDLRLLGDGSARRAEVQVSPRAFWTLKQQRRQLAGTSGCGLNFISRPIPDKWETTLQERVTFAPGGRQLYDSYLGTGGRLTDNFGLQLDVNTISGEYGREHSETDVQNYRLRGQWDIDDSRSLSFGVQRYIADMDLAGALSVADYKDDPRQSTRKLDRFEGDSDRVWGTYTQYLGAMGPFDDVEFSWTNFAQHSYRNFVVGLPFAPDATPTTLQDAPRDFRVWGSEPRLSLGIDGDGVSQTWLLGARLVKENVDFDVDRLNLNTGATSVVRDWVFDTKGQAAYVSNEIKLLDDRLTLTPGVRYEHAKMEYADGVSGIERKTVAEEWLPGLSIGYQASDDWFVYANAQRSLRVPQVFQIVRDGVVQAEISRNYETGVRFTPQDNLRIDFGLYRIDFDDQIVFANSRFQNLGSTRHQGIETEVFWTPAALPTLDLHAGYAYLDAELRTGDFKGNEVPYSSKHQFTVDGRYRFAEFWTYSLDGLYVSSAYTDDANSAEENASASVGELPAYWIWNTAIEREFKLQDDSVLTASAGISNLFDRQYYFRGIDTSPEGRQPAPGRTLTLGVNYRF